The sequence GGAATGAACAATTTTGAAAAAAGAGAGAATTTGGTGTCATCAATATCGATAAGATCATAAGATGGATGAAGCTTTGCATGTTAATATAATTGGGTGTCAGCTTATTAAAAGAAGAACCCCTTCAGGCTTTTTAACAGTATTAAAATTAACAAGGAATTTtgcgcatgcaattaaattaaagtcgtaatttacaaaataaaagtggatcttttattttatcaaaattaaaagcaatccattatattatattgtattaatatttaaaaaaactagCTTTTGTTTTGGTTTATTATACTTTGGTGCCAATTTGCACTAGAATCTTGCTGGTACCAAGGGCGAAAGAAAAGTCTTTGAACTAACCCacgaatattttatttgatcttTCGTTTTTCTTTTAGTTTGGTGATTGAgttttttataattagatttcgAATTTCAAATATCgtcttaaaattttttaaaaaaaaaattttgatgtcAGATGAACTATAAGTCATAATTATTTAATCTTTCGTGTGTTGAGGAGTTTAAGTAACatggaaaaaataatatttagacTATTGAAAGGTTTAAATTCGTTAATACTTATGACTTATGAGTATATTATATCGTTCACTAgactaaaatttgattataaataaaataattaaatacgtATTTCGATCCCTACGAGTCGATGAATCAGCATAATCATATTGTGATAAAAATAGATATATAATATGAAAagaatgaataaataattaaataccatCATTATAAACCTTTAATTTAACAATCATTGTGCCGAGATTcgttcttattattattattattattattattattattattattattattattattattattattattattattattattattattattattattattattattattattattattattattaatatttattttattattctttcATCGTTATAGCTTGTGTGTGCAAGTTTTAGCTCTACacactaaaaataataaatatatattttcgtTTTACATATTAAAATACTTTTCAGGTTTTCCAATATTATTGAtaaattctcaaaaaaaaaatatcattgatAAGAtctgtttaaaaaaaatgcaagtttttgaaaaaattctgaCTTTATTCAAGCAATCAGATtctaaaaaatgaaataaaatatccTTGAAATTAAATAACTTCATGATCACCAAAATTATATCTGACAATTTTTGATATTTTCTAGAGGTAAATTGCAAGAAACTCCTtgtgaaatatcaaaataactAATAAATATATGTGAAAATAAATACACGCTTAATTCATTATGTTTTGAAAAAGAAATTCGAATACcttcaacttcataattttagaGTATATACTTTTAATACTTTACAATATGTAGTTcatattttatgtgtttgagTAGATGAAAATTGTCATTAAAACCACACAAAAAAGCTTTTTACTATTAAAATACATGTAATAATTTTTGCAACATGGCAATATAAAATGATCAAAGAAATACATTGAAATACCACAACCcgactaaaaaataaaaacggaaaaaataatttattttatatgtatGTGTATTGATCACTAGATTTTGAATTAGATGCAGAATTAtggttaaaaattattttgtataCAACAAATTAAAGAgttttagaattttattaattttttttatacggGTCTATAagcatttaaaaaaatatatatatagcagtTACGAGctatttattttttacaaaTGATTATTAGTTCTTTTAGGATTTCACAAAAGAGTATATAATTAATGCATTTTTTTCTAAGGAAAAAATCATTTTTCGCCATGGCTTTAATCCTTttattgataataaaaaaatttaaatactttttttttcttgttccTTAAATTTCGGACATAAGTGGAAGCTTAACtacataaaaataatgacaacgtaagaaaaattcaaagattGGGATACGAAGTATCTTCAGCCAGTTCTCCAAAATGGGAACAAAGTGGGGAATCTCCGagtcaaattaattaataaatattttcgttggatttattattttctcAGTGCGTTTGGTTCAAACGCATTGGGAATCAATGTCTGCCCAAGTGCATCGTATCATTTTCTCAACCTTATTTAACCAATTTTCAtcaaatcataatatcaaagttgaaaactatatatatatatatatatatatatatatatatatatatagctatttttttaagaaacaaATCTATGATTTTTCgaattatttttgtaaaattcaaCTTGTGTTGCAACATCGGACGTTCAGTGTTATACTTTATAAACAATATGTCGGGTGCTCGATTGGGTGCTCGATTGGGTGCTCGATTTATATTTCGATTTCAACCCTTCTCGGTACAAGCAATGATTTTATTCACATTCAACTttgacattatatatatatatatatataacttttattttacatattttttaaaataaaatatttcaatctCTAATATTTTTTACAAAACACATATATCGCGACCATCATGATcgctaatattatatatttgtatTGATGACGATGTATATTGCATGGACATGTATGAAATTATGAATTGTATTTATGGATTCTACGGCAGGAGAGTGTTGCATGTGTAGCAGTTGATAGTTGATCTTACACTCACGAgtggaaaatattttcttttatcttaaaagattatatcaaaataattatataacaaataatttaaaaccatagATGTGATATataataaatcaaaattcaatcaaGTAAATAAGATATTGTCGTAAATATATTTATTGACTGGTTTAATATTGACATAACTGTATCTCAATTAAGTAAGTTTTACTAAAGTAATAGGaaacaaataaatatttctGTTGGAGAATTGGGGTAACTAAATTAAAGAATTTTGTCAAAAGTCAAAACGAATAAAATTTGTTCCTAAAAAAATACCATATTTGAAAGAATATCCTGTCAAGACTATTTTGGAAAATAACATTAATCTTTTGACTTTGCAGGAGTTAGGTTTAGTGAGAAAATTAATAGAATGGTTTCctacatttttttaattttatttttttaaaaaaaaacctttaTGGATGCTTTGAAAGGAATTATACTATCATTTTCCCCAAAATTTAATCTgtgaattatttgaaattaaaaaaagtcCCAAAAAATCTTCCGTACGTGGATTTTATGCAGAACATATTGAACACATAGCATGATATTGTTTGGCTCATGGATAAAAcaatcaataaattcaaataagaTGATGGTGTATCATGTATGACACTATTATTGTTTAGAATTTGAGCGTATATTAACCAACAATATTAAATGCTATTATTTGCCATCAATGAATTCAAAATGAACCTTAAACAATCCCACAAGTCATTATCACAAACATTTATTTGTGGGGTCAAAAATTAATTGATCAAACTTCAAAGTATGTTGAATAATGTGACAGCGTAGGTGATTAAAAATCATGGTGGGAACCAAAGTCATTAGTGGCAACTTAAATGCAGCATTATTGGAAATATAGAATGTTAAAGCAAacaaaaaagttttaaaaagtACACTCAATAACTAATATAAGAATGTGCACTTAATTATGCCTGCCAACTTTACTCTTACCCTAAATTCCTTAAAAGACATGATTGCTTTTTGTTTTGTAATGCCTGCATATTCAGCCAGTCAGTCCGCATGAAACCACATCATTACAATTTAATAAACATGATTCTTTATTgcatcatattttacatataatctTTTTcggcaaaattaaataaataaataaataatccaaCCATAATAAATGCATGAAAGTCTCATAATAAGAGAGGCCTGGCCATATTCCACAAACACATATATACCTACTCAACAAAACACTTGGagcaaaacaaaaagaaagaGTGGCAAAACATAATATATAGCACGTAAATGGGGAGGAAATTGTGTGCAAATGTGCAACAAAGTTTGGATGAAGCCTTTTCAAAGAGCAAGGTTGGCAAGTTTTTCAAGTTGGAATCAAGAAAAACTTCTTTTACGAAGGAGTGGCGGGCTGCGACGACGACGTTTCTCACTATGGCGTACATCATCACCGTGAACGCCACCATCCTGGCTGATTCCGGTGGGATGTGCTCCATTTCCGATTGTACGGCGGAGTCCGGTGAAGCTGTGGGTCCGGATTGTGTGATGAAGCCTAATGTAGGCTACCAAAAATGTCTTTCAAAACTCAAGAGTGATCTTATTGTTGCCACTGCCTTGTCCTCCATGATAGGGTCATTTGCAATGGGCTTGTTTGCAAACCTCCCACTGGGCCTGGCTCCCGGGATGGGCCCAAATGCTTACCTGGCCTATAATTTAGTTGGATTCCATGGTTCCGGGTCCATGTCATACAAGACAGCCATGGCTGTGGTCTTGGTAGAAGGATGTGCATTTCTTGCCATAGCTGTTTTCGGGCTTCGCTCCAAACTGGCTCGGCTGATCCCTAAGTCGGTGAGACTAGCCTGCGCGGCCGGTATTGGGCTGTTCATCGCATTTGTGGGCCTACAGGCCCACCAAGGATTGGGCCTCATCGGCCCAGATGCCGCGACTCTTGTGACCGTGGCTGCTTGCAAAGACTCGAACCCAACCACGGGAGAGTGCGTCGGAGGAAAGATGCAAAGCCCGACGTTCTGGCTCGGCTCGGTCGGCTTCCTCATCATATGTTATGGCCTAATGAAAAATGTCAAAGGTAGCATGATATATGGCATGCTTTTTGTTACACTAGTGTCATGGATAAGAGGAACTAGTGTGACCATTTTCCCTTACACACCACAAGGAGACTCAAACTATGACTACTTCAAGAAAGTGGTGGATTTCCACAAGATTGAGTCCACTTTAGGGGCCATTAGCTTCACAAACTTCAACACTAGTGAAGTTTGGATAGCCCTTGTGACATTGTTGTACGTTGATGTGCTGGCCACCACAGGCACATTGTACACAATGGCAGAGATAGGAGAGTTTGTGAAAGAGGAAGGCGAATTCGAGGGCGAATACTCGGCATACATGGTCGACGCGGGAACGACCATCGTGGGGTCCGTGCTAGGAGTTTCACCGATAGCCACGTATATCGAGTCAGTCTCGGGGATCCGAGAGGGCGGTAGGACCGGTCTGACTGCGGTGATCATCGGAATATACTTTGGAGTATCTATATTTTTCACACCTATGTTTGCTAATGTGCCACCATGGGCAATAGGTCCATCTCTAGTGATTGTAGGGGTGCTAATGATGAAAGTGGTGAAAGATATTGATTGGGGAGATATTAAAGAAGCTGTGCCAGCATTTGTTACTATGCTAATAATGCCTTTAACATATTCCATTTCGAATGGGATTGTGGGAGGGATTGGGATCTATGTTGCACTTGGGATTTATGACTATTTTGTGGGGTGGATCAAGTGGATGATTGAGATGAGAAAAATGGTGGTGGAGGAGCAAAATCAAGTGTCCGCGGCCGCCGCCGCGGGGACGGAACATAATCTTGAAATCATATGAGAAATTTTAGCATAGGATTTGTGATTGTGGATGGtacttttgttgttgttgtttgagcTTTGTGAAGCGACGCACAAGTCACCTTGAGAGAGGTTTGTTATTGGAGAGGATCGCTCAAGGGAACTTGTGCATTTCTTTGATTTCTAAATTCTAGATGATGAATTTTGATTCTAAATTTAGATTTGTGGTTTGGGTTTGTTCAAATTATTATACTAATATGGTTAAAAAATTACTTGTGTTGATCGAATTTGGGAGAACAAATTGAATGTATCGAAAGTTTTACAACGAAATAGGAACTAAATAATCATTAATCCCCGACATACGATGTATACATGAAGATTAAATTTTaacacaaaatatatttttatacgtCATAAGTTTATGTGTAAGATATGATGATATTAGAGTGACTTTTTTATTACAGATAatgtataattataaattttataatattttattttttttataacaaaaaaatgataCCATGGGGAAGGCCGGAAGGAACATTAcgagaaaaaaaatttgcacAGCCAATAATATAcaagctttccaatgcatcatTTTTGGAACCTTCATAAAAGCCAAGTTCTATTACTGCTTCCAATAGCTACAATTTCAAAGTTTGATTGAGTCTTGCATAACCACTCACCCACCTTAACATGGACAAAACTCGGGTGTATTCATCCTACGGATATGCACAACTACGCACTTCACAAGTCCCGTACAGATTACTTCGCAATACAATTTCTTCCCATAGCCACCCTGCAGTCAATACTATAGAACATAGCCGGTTTGAGATATGGAACGTCCGGCCATTCATGATCACAACCCGGAACAAATTTACCAATGTCTAGGGGAAACAGATACCATACAAGGCTACAAAAGACAAAATTTTGTTCAGAAGATCTGGCTGATCCGGGCAAAAAGCTTAAATCACCACTTAGATGATCGGCCAGCTTTGCGGATGATATCAACTTT comes from Henckelia pumila isolate YLH828 chromosome 4, ASM3356847v2, whole genome shotgun sequence and encodes:
- the LOC140860011 gene encoding adenine/guanine permease AZG2 → MGRKLCANVQQSLDEAFSKSKVGKFFKLESRKTSFTKEWRAATTTFLTMAYIITVNATILADSGGMCSISDCTAESGEAVGPDCVMKPNVGYQKCLSKLKSDLIVATALSSMIGSFAMGLFANLPLGLAPGMGPNAYLAYNLVGFHGSGSMSYKTAMAVVLVEGCAFLAIAVFGLRSKLARLIPKSVRLACAAGIGLFIAFVGLQAHQGLGLIGPDAATLVTVAACKDSNPTTGECVGGKMQSPTFWLGSVGFLIICYGLMKNVKGSMIYGMLFVTLVSWIRGTSVTIFPYTPQGDSNYDYFKKVVDFHKIESTLGAISFTNFNTSEVWIALVTLLYVDVLATTGTLYTMAEIGEFVKEEGEFEGEYSAYMVDAGTTIVGSVLGVSPIATYIESVSGIREGGRTGLTAVIIGIYFGVSIFFTPMFANVPPWAIGPSLVIVGVLMMKVVKDIDWGDIKEAVPAFVTMLIMPLTYSISNGIVGGIGIYVALGIYDYFVGWIKWMIEMRKMVVEEQNQVSAAAAAGTEHNLEII